The following are encoded together in the Robertmurraya sp. FSL R5-0851 genome:
- a CDS encoding antibiotic biosynthesis monooxygenase → MNIFMTNGTYEFMHALKENYLQEKMLLMQDNETTLLIHETDGNTVFASPRKYEVIDQSGVLANGAFFVFNNIPVSEEGRPVFEYRFKNRARLIEQEPGFAAIRVLRPLSNDTYVILTAWKEEKDFLNWQESKAYEKAHERRKTDKGIDQQQPSIFTRPSFVTKYHLALEKE, encoded by the coding sequence ATGAATATCTTTATGACGAATGGAACCTATGAATTTATGCACGCACTAAAGGAAAATTATCTTCAGGAAAAGATGCTGCTTATGCAGGATAATGAAACAACCCTTCTCATCCATGAAACAGATGGCAATACGGTCTTCGCATCCCCAAGGAAGTATGAAGTGATTGATCAATCAGGGGTTTTGGCAAATGGAGCATTTTTTGTGTTTAACAATATTCCTGTTAGTGAAGAAGGTAGACCTGTGTTCGAGTATCGCTTTAAAAATAGGGCCAGACTCATTGAACAAGAACCTGGTTTTGCAGCCATTCGAGTGCTACGTCCCCTTTCTAACGATACATACGTCATTTTGACTGCATGGAAAGAAGAAAAAGACTTTTTAAATTGGCAGGAGTCTAAGGCTTATGAAAAGGCTCATGAGAGAAGAAAAACCGATAAGGGGATTGATCAGCAGCAACCATCGATCTTCACTAGACCTTCCTTTGTGACAAAATACCACCTTGCCCTAGAGAAGGAATAA